A DNA window from Engystomops pustulosus chromosome 6, aEngPut4.maternal, whole genome shotgun sequence contains the following coding sequences:
- the LOC140134600 gene encoding phospholipase A2 inhibitor and Ly6/PLAUR domain-containing protein-like, protein MIFSLLFVCVFSSLTTSHSLSCIECKDATDVPCTGDADTCDENEVCVSEFALTLIDGIPVVKLFMRGCGNQAQCFVSSSVSIPHARIISSSSCCYTDSCTPPRPVLPPITSKKNGLICKGCQSMEARPCDSDLYMECIGNETKCISQVAMSSGTPPTAIRGCATPSLCAVRHEEGTFGHLKFKSDITCTDGGAGLHYSLHLLGATFIFMFKVIN, encoded by the exons GTCACTCATTATCCTGTATAGAGTGTAAGGACGCCACTGATGTCCCCTGTACAGGAGATGCAGATACATGTGATGAGAACGAGGTCTGTGTATCTGAATTTGCCTTGACTTTAATAG ATGGAATACCAGTAGTAAAACTGTTCATGCGAGGCTGTGGGAATCAAGCTCAGTGCTTTGTATCCAGCAGTGTGAGCATCCCTCATGCTAGAATCATATCTagctcctcctgctgttatacagaTAGCTGCACTCCTCCGCGTCCTGTAT TGCCTCCAATAACCTCCAAGAAAAACGGTCTTATCTGCAAAGGCTGCCAGAGCATGGAAGCCCGCCCCTGTGACTCTGACCTCTACATGGAGTGCATCGGAAATGAGACTAAGTGCATATCGCAGGTGGCCATGTCTTCAG GAACACCCCCTACGGCGATACGTGGCTGCGCCACCCCCAGCCTCTGTGCTGTTCGACACGAGGAAGGGACATTTGGACATCTGAAGTTTAAGTCAGACATCACCTGCACGGACGGAGGTGCAGGCCTCCACTACTCCCTACATCTACTGGGGGCGACCTTCATCTTTATGTTCAAGGTCATTAATTAA